CCTATTCACCTTTGTGGTGAATCAGTATTCACCAGAGCCCTCGCATATGGCCAGAGCAACCGAACGAAGCCCGCACATACCCCTGCATACCAGCCCGAAAAGTCAGCCCGTCGCCTCCTCGCGCACCGCATCGACGAACCCCTGGAGGGCCTGCTGCGAGGGGGCCGTGTCGCGGGTGGCAGCACAGATCACCCGGATCCCCTCCGGTTTGCGGACCTTGCGCAGGACGACATCGGGGGTGCCGGTTCCTCAAACCCATCAGAGGCATCAGCCCGATGCTCATTCCGGCGGCGATGAAGCCCTGAGCGGTCGCATAGCCCTGACTTGCGACGGAGAAATCGGGGCCGAATCCGGCGGCGGCGCAGGCGTCGCGGACGATTTCGTGGCAGGGGCCCGCGACGCCCTCGGTGTCGACCCAGGGTTCGCCGGCGAGCTCGGCGAAGTCGATGGCGCGCCGTTCGGTGAGCGGGTGGTTCCTGGGCTCGGACGAGGCACGACCAGTGCGGCGACGGTCGGCTGTCTCCGGCCCGTCGTCTCGGTGGCGCTGGGCGCCGTCGTGCTCGGCGAGGGCCCTGTCGGCGCGGGTGGTGACGGGGGTGGCGGTCGGGCCGGCCGGGGTGGGGACGACGCGCAGGGCTACGGCCCGCGAGGTGACGCCCGGCGTCTCTGCGGGGGCGGCGATTCCTGTTCCGGCCGCGGACCGCCAGCCATACTGCCGACCATGACTTCTGATGCCACCATCCTTCGCGTCGGGCTCGTCGGCACCGGCACCTGGGCCTCGAAGACGCACGCCGCCGCACTGCGCGCCCACCCCGGGACGGATCTCGTGGGTGTCTGGGGGCGCAGGCCCCAGGCTGCGGCCGAGGTCGCCGCCGCCCATGGGACGCAGGTGTTCGAGGACGTCGACGAGCTGTTCGCGGCGTGCGACGCGGTGGCGTTCGCGGTGCCGCCGGACGTGCAGGCGCCACTCGCCGCGCGGGCCGCCACAGCGGGCTGCCATCTTCTCCTCGACAAGCCGCTGGCCACGTCGGTGCCCGCGGCCAGGGAGATCGTGGACGCCGTGCGGGCCGCCGGGGTGGCGTCCATCGTGTTCTTCACGATGCGCTTCGCGAGCGTCACCTCGGGCTGGCTGGCCCAACAGGCCGCCGAGGGCGGCTGGTTCACGGGCCGGGCCGACTGGTACGGGTCCCTGTACACCCCAGGCGACACCTCGGAGCTGACCGCGTCGCCGTGGCGGGTCGGGCGCGGAGCCCTGTGGGACGTCGGCCCGCACGCCCTGTCCGTACTGCTTCCCGTGCTCGGGGACGTCACGTCCGTGACGGCCGCGCGGGGCCCGGCGGACACCGTGCATCTGGTCCTCGCGCACGCCTCGGGCGCGTCCGCCACGGCGGCGCTGAGTCTGACCACACCGGCGAAGGCGGCGGGCGTCGCCGTGGAGCTGCGCGGGGAGTCCGGCATCGCGTCGATGCCGACGGGCGGCGAGTCGGTCGACGCGTTCGGGGCGGCGATCGACGCGCTCCTGGAATCCGTGCACACGGGCCGGCCGCACGCCTGCGACGCCGCGTTCGCGCTGCGCGTCACGGAGATCCTCGCGGCGGCTGAGGCCAGTCTCGCGTCACCCGGCGGCGAACCAGGCCCCGGCGAGTGAGTCGAGCGTCGCCTCCGGCGGCGCGGGCAGTTCTCGCAGGTACCAGGGCAGATCGCTGTACACGTGCAGGAGTGTGTACGCCATCACGGTGCGGGGCGCGAACTCGCGGCCGTAGGCCTCGGTGAAGCGGGTCATCAGGCGCGGGTCGGCCCGGGTGACGAACAGGCCGACGGCCACGAAGTCGTACGCCGGGTCGCCGATCATGGCGGGCTCGAAGTCGAGGAGTCCGGTCAGCTTGCGGTCCCGAGGGCCGATGACGAGGTGCTGACGCATGAACTCCGTGTGCAGCAGGGCGCGTTCGGGCCCGCACGGCAGCGTGACGGAGTCGAGGAAGGCGGGGATCTGTTCCAACCAGCTCTCGGCAAGGCCGTGTTCGCGCTGCTGCTGTACGGCGCCTGCGCGCTGCTTGCGCACGAACG
The DNA window shown above is from Streptomyces sp. NBC_01445 and carries:
- a CDS encoding Gfo/Idh/MocA family protein, with the translated sequence MTSDATILRVGLVGTGTWASKTHAAALRAHPGTDLVGVWGRRPQAAAEVAAAHGTQVFEDVDELFAACDAVAFAVPPDVQAPLAARAATAGCHLLLDKPLATSVPAAREIVDAVRAAGVASIVFFTMRFASVTSGWLAQQAAEGGWFTGRADWYGSLYTPGDTSELTASPWRVGRGALWDVGPHALSVLLPVLGDVTSVTAARGPADTVHLVLAHASGASATAALSLTTPAKAAGVAVELRGESGIASMPTGGESVDAFGAAIDALLESVHTGRPHACDAAFALRVTEILAAAEASLASPGGEPGPGE